A stretch of Rhodobacter sp. 24-YEA-8 DNA encodes these proteins:
- a CDS encoding TonB-dependent receptor — translation MTAPHFSGQRPASRAKGWFLLTTILCCLATAPALRAETEARPGMAESRFDIPAQPLPSALAAFIKATGWQLSYPSSAAQGKMSPGVRGAMSPAEALERLVAGSGLAVHQGGANAAALVEQSRDQGAADGSVMLGTIVLGSAQMADAAFTTPGSVNVITTEQIDRFTTGTVSDVFKSAPGVISAGNRVGPSVDLNIRGLQGQSRVSVTVDGARQTSGSYRGYRGSRNETYIDPDFIAGVDISKGPSSGAGGVGAMGGVVNMTTINAEDVLAPGKDQGFRLRFGTASNSVGAPATGTEAGRSGGSGFNGDAWNGSVAWAMKRENFDLVLGASRRRSGNYFTGSHGQENYNTTVHGTRLPRDRPISVYGKDSEVFNTSQDVATYLGKATWTWGDHSLRLNVSHYRNVYGETDETMLNFGLPGSIIYIPPSEFIHSKTTTKSVGLSYSYTPDNELIDLRASLWATEVDTTSGVIRSQLGGTGETSNRTFGGDITNTSHISTGAGLWTMSNGIEAVLERGRSDQITLVYPWATSYLSANPNANRRLASFFHKSKLEINDWLTVSGGFRYDYYSLEGKGLTAGLGDQSRNQLSRNFGITLAPLEGMQIFATYTEGWRPPSLREQGAFGAGSITINPDLEPERAKNIELGVNYARDGLLRDDDQMRVKFVLFRNDYEDYIIRKRAPLSTYTWGNIEKAAFRGAELTLNYDTGAFFVEGNVTHYSKVEMCDAGTCGFTTGATDYGIVNMPPRTSGSLTGGARMLEDHRLTLGLRAWHTGQRYSGYVMPAGAVNPPTYYTKSTILDLFGSYRVNETSSLDFSVENLTDRFYIEPLSATPQAAPGRTARVNFTMKF, via the coding sequence ATGACTGCACCGCATTTTTCCGGCCAGAGGCCAGCGTCACGGGCCAAAGGCTGGTTTCTTCTGACAACGATCCTCTGCTGCCTGGCGACAGCGCCAGCACTGCGGGCCGAAACGGAAGCCCGGCCCGGTATGGCAGAGAGCCGGTTTGATATTCCGGCGCAACCACTGCCCTCGGCGCTTGCGGCCTTCATCAAAGCAACCGGCTGGCAGCTCAGCTACCCGTCCTCGGCGGCGCAGGGCAAGATGTCACCCGGGGTCCGGGGGGCAATGTCGCCAGCCGAAGCGCTGGAACGCCTGGTTGCCGGCAGCGGTCTGGCTGTGCACCAGGGCGGAGCCAATGCCGCGGCCCTGGTCGAACAGAGCCGTGACCAAGGGGCCGCTGATGGATCCGTCATGCTGGGCACCATCGTTCTTGGCAGCGCCCAGATGGCAGATGCGGCTTTCACCACCCCGGGGTCGGTCAATGTGATCACGACCGAACAGATCGACCGTTTCACCACCGGCACCGTGTCCGATGTCTTCAAATCGGCGCCCGGCGTGATCTCTGCCGGCAACCGCGTCGGGCCATCCGTCGATCTCAACATCCGCGGCCTGCAGGGACAGAGCCGGGTCAGCGTCACCGTCGATGGCGCGCGCCAGACCAGTGGCAGCTACCGCGGCTATCGCGGTTCGCGCAACGAGACCTATATCGACCCCGATTTCATCGCGGGCGTTGATATCTCGAAAGGCCCCTCCTCCGGGGCAGGCGGCGTTGGCGCGATGGGGGGCGTGGTCAATATGACCACGATCAACGCCGAAGATGTGCTGGCGCCTGGCAAGGATCAGGGCTTTCGCCTGCGTTTCGGCACGGCATCGAATTCGGTCGGTGCCCCGGCCACCGGCACTGAGGCCGGTCGCAGCGGCGGCAGCGGCTTCAACGGTGACGCCTGGAACGGAAGCGTTGCATGGGCGATGAAACGCGAGAATTTCGACCTGGTGCTCGGGGCCTCACGACGCAGGTCAGGCAATTATTTCACCGGCTCGCATGGCCAGGAGAACTACAATACCACGGTGCATGGCACGCGGCTGCCAAGGGATCGCCCGATCTCGGTCTATGGCAAGGACAGCGAGGTTTTCAACACCTCGCAGGATGTCGCGACATATCTTGGCAAGGCGACCTGGACCTGGGGCGATCACAGCCTGCGGCTCAACGTCTCGCATTATCGCAATGTCTATGGCGAGACCGATGAGACGATGCTGAATTTCGGCCTGCCCGGCAGCATCATCTATATTCCGCCCAGCGAGTTCATCCACAGCAAGACCACGACGAAATCGGTGGGCCTCAGCTACAGCTACACCCCCGACAACGAGCTGATCGACCTGCGCGCAAGCCTCTGGGCCACCGAGGTCGATACCACCAGCGGGGTGATCCGCTCCCAGCTTGGCGGCACCGGCGAGACCAGCAACCGCACCTTCGGCGGCGATATCACCAATACCTCGCATATTTCGACCGGGGCCGGTCTGTGGACCATGAGCAACGGCATCGAGGCCGTTCTGGAGCGCGGGCGCAGCGACCAGATCACACTGGTCTATCCCTGGGCCACCAGCTATCTCAGCGCGAACCCGAATGCCAACCGCCGGCTCGCAAGTTTCTTCCACAAGAGCAAACTTGAAATCAATGACTGGCTCACCGTCTCGGGTGGCTTTCGCTATGATTACTACAGCCTTGAAGGCAAGGGCCTGACGGCGGGGCTGGGCGATCAGAGCCGCAACCAGCTGAGCAGGAATTTCGGCATCACCCTCGCGCCGCTCGAAGGGATGCAGATATTCGCCACCTATACCGAAGGCTGGCGCCCGCCAAGCCTGCGCGAACAGGGCGCGTTCGGGGCGGGTTCCATCACCATCAATCCGGATCTCGAACCGGAACGGGCGAAGAATATCGAACTGGGCGTGAATTATGCCCGGGACGGCCTTTTGCGCGACGATGACCAGATGCGGGTAAAGTTCGTTCTCTTCCGGAATGATTACGAAGATTACATCATCCGCAAACGCGCGCCGCTCAGCACCTATACCTGGGGCAATATCGAAAAAGCCGCGTTCCGCGGGGCAGAACTGACGCTGAATTACGATACCGGCGCCTTCTTTGTCGAAGGCAATGTCACCCATTACAGCAAGGTCGAAATGTGTGACGCCGGGACATGTGGCTTCACCACCGGGGCCACCGATTACGGCATCGTCAATATGCCGCCCAGGACCAGCGGGTCGCTGACGGGCGGCGCGCGGATGCTGGAGGATCATCGCCTGACGCTCGGCCTCAGGGCCTGGCATACCGGGCAGCGCTACAGCGGCTATGTCATGCCGGCCG
- a CDS encoding FecR family protein, translating to MTRERQETDSATFTHEDPVADQALDWFVNLRNEAPSARASQAFADWLAEDSRHADEFLRLEDMWGAPGFRDAVLAAAPAQSGVFGLRSASRAAGRSAWPRMARAGVAAAAVFMLALGIWQGPHLWRIWHSDFYTVAGEQANLTLPDGSTMILNTASAVAIDFADGRREIRLLEGEAWFGVIPDTSRPFRVTGQYGTVTVTGTKFSLRLGADHDTVVLEEGRVEVAGSGAVAPPVTLEPEQMIFLGPSGLSQVQAADSASALAWRQGRILFDETPLSTVVDELQRYRSGTVMMMNSAVAGMAVSGNYRLDDVETAMRILAETAGLSLTRIPGGIIILR from the coding sequence ATGACACGAGAGAGACAGGAAACAGACAGCGCGACCTTCACGCATGAGGATCCGGTGGCCGATCAGGCACTGGACTGGTTCGTGAACCTGCGCAATGAGGCGCCCTCTGCCCGGGCGAGCCAGGCCTTTGCGGACTGGCTGGCCGAAGACAGCCGTCATGCCGATGAATTCCTGCGGCTTGAGGACATGTGGGGTGCGCCCGGGTTTCGCGACGCTGTTCTTGCGGCGGCACCTGCGCAGTCCGGCGTCTTCGGGCTGCGTTCTGCCAGTCGCGCTGCCGGTCGCAGCGCCTGGCCGCGTATGGCCCGCGCAGGTGTCGCGGCAGCGGCGGTTTTTATGCTGGCTTTGGGGATCTGGCAGGGGCCGCATCTGTGGCGCATCTGGCATTCGGACTTCTACACCGTTGCCGGTGAACAGGCGAATCTGACCTTGCCAGACGGATCAACAATGATCCTCAACACGGCAAGCGCCGTGGCGATCGATTTCGCGGATGGACGCCGTGAGATCCGGCTTCTGGAAGGTGAGGCCTGGTTCGGCGTTATCCCCGATACGTCGAGACCGTTCCGCGTGACCGGGCAATATGGCACCGTCACCGTGACCGGGACGAAATTCAGCCTGCGGCTTGGCGCGGATCATGACACGGTCGTGCTGGAAGAGGGCCGGGTCGAGGTTGCAGGCTCCGGCGCGGTGGCACCGCCGGTCACGCTGGAGCCGGAACAGATGATTTTCCTCGGGCCTTCCGGCCTGTCGCAGGTGCAGGCGGCCGACAGTGCGAGCGCGCTCGCCTGGCGCCAGGGGCGGATCCTGTTCGACGAGACCCCGCTCAGCACCGTCGTCGATGAATTGCAGCGCTATCGCAGCGGGACAGTGATGATGATGAATTCCGCCGTCGCCGGCATGGCCGTCAGTGGCAATTACCGCCTCGATGATGTCGAGACCGCAATGCGGATTCTGGCCGAGACCGCCGGGCTCAGTCTGACCAGGATTCCCGGGGGGATCATAATTCTTCGTTAA
- a CDS encoding RNA polymerase sigma factor, which produces MSNTLDTIFIAQRQALTGSVLRLVRDRQVATDLTQETYLRAHKAAQQQEIIHIEAFLFRTARNLALDHLRRSRLRQTAAPSDPEADSVAQIPSCAPTAETVLIDRENLRQLTEALRQLPERVRTVVRLSRIEEWPNKRIAAALDVSERTVLNDLKLAMMHCRDVLARRGRT; this is translated from the coding sequence ATGTCCAACACGCTGGATACGATCTTTATTGCGCAACGGCAGGCCCTGACCGGCTCTGTCCTGCGGCTTGTACGCGACAGGCAGGTGGCGACCGATCTGACCCAGGAAACCTATCTGCGAGCGCATAAAGCGGCACAACAGCAGGAAATCATCCATATCGAGGCCTTTCTGTTCCGCACCGCGCGCAATCTGGCGCTGGATCATCTGCGCAGGAGCCGCTTACGCCAGACCGCAGCGCCGTCGGATCCGGAAGCCGACAGCGTCGCACAGATCCCCTCCTGCGCGCCCACTGCCGAAACCGTGCTGATAGACCGTGAAAACCTGCGCCAGCTGACCGAGGCTCTGCGGCAACTCCCGGAACGGGTGCGGACGGTGGTGCGGCTCAGCCGGATCGAGGAATGGCCGAACAAGCGGATCGCGGCAGCGCTGGATGTGTCCGAGCGGACGGTGCTGAATGATCTGAAACTGGCAATGATGCATTGCCGCGATGTGCTGGCAAGGCGGGGGCGAACATGA
- a CDS encoding RNA polymerase sigma factor: MAWDFQGLFRRHAPGISSALRRRGLDAETAADLTQDAFVRTIAARPDSDAADHLMQAYLHRVARNLWVNHTKRQALIFVLPLDDPEAKAAQAGAPDTESILVSREQLRLVAAVLAELPERQRRAFLLHRMENLAIARIAEELGLSTTRTWELIRATYRLIVLRTGGT, from the coding sequence ATGGCCTGGGACTTTCAGGGCCTTTTTCGGCGGCATGCACCGGGTATCAGCAGCGCCCTGCGCAGGCGCGGCCTTGATGCTGAAACAGCTGCCGATCTGACCCAGGATGCGTTTGTCAGAACGATAGCCGCACGGCCGGACAGTGATGCGGCGGACCATCTGATGCAGGCCTATCTCCACCGGGTGGCGCGCAATCTCTGGGTCAACCACACCAAACGGCAGGCGCTTATCTTCGTTCTTCCGCTGGATGATCCCGAAGCGAAGGCTGCGCAGGCCGGCGCACCCGATACCGAGAGCATTCTCGTAAGCCGCGAGCAACTACGCCTTGTCGCCGCGGTTCTGGCGGAACTGCCGGAGCGGCAGCGCCGCGCCTTCCTGCTGCACCGCATGGAAAACCTCGCCATAGCTCGTATTGCGGAGGAGTTGGGCCTCTCGACCACCCGCACCTGGGAGCTGATCCGCGCGACTTATCGCCTGATTGTCCTGCGGACCGGAGGCACGTGA
- a CDS encoding FecR family protein, giving the protein MCCAFATRPDPDSKSARLLDEAIDLTMRRQIAPDNPVTQQTIAVWRARSPEHDRIWLRVAEAHGLSGIALAPEAGGRGISRRKLVTGGVAVIGCSLAGAWAVPHLRLRLTADHITTTAELLPLELPDGTRVTLGPDSAIAGPASQRPRELRLLQGMAWFEVAEDPSLPFVLGLGDSMEARTISASFEASSDAGVVNLAVSRGTLSLAGRVSQRIDSGTWLRIDPSTGLSEQGSRDPSLAGIWKEGLIIAEAEPLESLVARIARWLPGSVIIAGAEIARARVSGLFDISEPERALAAAVHPTGARIRHASGLLTVISAV; this is encoded by the coding sequence ATGTGCTGCGCTTTCGCAACTCGGCCAGATCCGGACAGCAAAAGTGCCAGATTGCTGGATGAGGCCATTGATCTGACGATGCGGCGGCAGATCGCCCCGGATAATCCGGTCACGCAGCAGACCATTGCTGTCTGGCGCGCGCGCTCGCCCGAGCATGACCGCATCTGGCTGCGCGTCGCCGAAGCCCATGGTCTTAGCGGCATCGCCCTCGCACCAGAGGCGGGCGGGCGCGGCATCTCCAGACGCAAACTGGTGACGGGCGGAGTTGCCGTGATCGGCTGCAGTTTGGCCGGCGCCTGGGCTGTGCCCCACCTGCGCCTGCGCCTGACTGCCGACCATATCACGACTACCGCTGAGCTCTTGCCTTTGGAATTGCCGGACGGAACACGCGTCACTCTGGGCCCGGACAGCGCAATCGCCGGCCCCGCATCGCAAAGGCCCCGCGAGCTCCGGCTTTTGCAGGGAATGGCCTGGTTCGAAGTGGCCGAGGATCCGAGTCTGCCATTCGTGCTGGGACTGGGAGACAGCATGGAGGCGCGGACGATCAGCGCCTCATTCGAGGCGTCAAGTGATGCCGGCGTCGTCAACCTGGCGGTCAGTCGGGGAACGCTCAGCCTGGCCGGGCGCGTATCACAGCGGATCGACAGCGGAACATGGCTCCGCATTGACCCGTCAACCGGTCTTTCGGAACAGGGCAGCCGCGATCCATCGCTTGCCGGTATCTGGAAAGAGGGGCTGATCATCGCCGAAGCTGAGCCGCTTGAATCGCTGGTGGCCCGGATCGCGCGCTGGTTGCCCGGCTCCGTTATCATCGCCGGGGCGGAGATCGCGCGAGCCAGGGTGAGCGGGCTTTTTGACATCTCAGAGCCCGAGCGCGCATTGGCGGCAGCGGTTCACCCGACCGGCGCCAGGATCCGCCATGCAAGCGGCCTTTTGACCGTTATTTCCGCAGTCTGA
- a CDS encoding TonB-dependent receptor — protein MRFSVPAGPLGQALVVWGRQAGVQISYLDATTSGKNTSGLTGTLPPEQALSRLLSDTGLSYSFSDARSVIIFGRPAEETGADPAGNVMLGTILLGGGSLGSHDDTFETAGSVAYVSGEEVAQKRGTSVGDFISGVPGVLNGDSRNSGALDVNIRGMQGEGRVAVVIDGASNQQTVYRGYNGARSSSYVDPDFIGEVAIEKGASTGADASGAIGGIMRMRTLSVHDIPLPGKKLGFRIRTGVNTNSTSAPEVQTLGGVAGGYFPIGQPANTRDGGNMNRPGLLKPTGGSASIAAAFTSENVDLVASVARRVNGNYFSGEHGRGQAHLVEFGDNGYGSNVIGYEGLSPWKGGEEILNTSNENTSVLLKGNFRIGADQEFELSYMGYDSSYGEIMPTRLGTHTSAVGGYQSPLDTLDLKTYTLRYKWDPESDLVNLKVDAFRTDLDHRPTSLTTVNGITTTSYIWSRVVRDGVTISNESLITAIPGDFRLTYGGAWQRENMGLPDGLENNRAFTDQMEFPPRTGKRTEISGFVNADWQINPEWQIAAGLRYADFETTDHNYKLAWDGVSYWPNMRFNLVPGQTTTLSGHGLSKNISLSWAPTETLQLYARYSDSFRMPSIFETINGFSTGSVPADLRPENAKSLELGVNKSFAGVLAEDDALRLHLAYYDNNIDNYVTRSDVPTELAPNWFIGGLGMLNLENARMKGIEVAADYVRGDFSARLTWNHAITSRYCARPGTVWNQELCNGGGFVNSYALQHVPPKDQVTLQLGYTLLNDRLDIGTRISYFSRRLVETTVANTSQIQPGKWNPYTLVDVYATYRIDDAKQIDFAIDNLTDRYYMDALNAALMPAPGRTFRINFTAKF, from the coding sequence GTGCGCTTCTCTGTTCCGGCGGGCCCGCTGGGGCAGGCGCTGGTCGTCTGGGGTCGTCAGGCGGGCGTGCAGATCTCGTATCTGGATGCCACCACATCGGGCAAAAATACCTCCGGGCTGACCGGGACATTGCCGCCCGAGCAGGCGCTTTCGCGGCTCCTGTCCGATACCGGGCTCAGCTACAGTTTCAGCGACGCACGCAGCGTCATTATCTTTGGCCGGCCCGCTGAGGAAACGGGCGCAGATCCTGCCGGCAATGTCATGCTGGGCACCATCCTTCTGGGGGGCGGCAGTCTTGGCAGCCATGACGACACTTTCGAAACGGCAGGCTCGGTCGCCTATGTTTCGGGTGAGGAAGTGGCGCAAAAGCGCGGCACATCTGTTGGCGACTTTATCTCTGGTGTGCCTGGCGTATTGAATGGCGACAGCCGCAATTCCGGTGCGCTTGATGTCAATATTCGCGGGATGCAGGGCGAAGGCCGCGTTGCGGTGGTGATTGACGGCGCCAGCAACCAGCAGACTGTCTATCGCGGCTATAACGGTGCCCGGTCCAGCAGCTATGTCGACCCTGATTTCATCGGTGAGGTCGCAATTGAAAAGGGTGCCAGCACGGGCGCCGATGCCTCGGGCGCGATTGGCGGTATCATGCGGATGCGGACGCTTTCGGTCCACGACATCCCGCTGCCTGGCAAAAAGCTGGGGTTCCGGATCCGCACCGGGGTGAATACAAACAGCACTTCCGCGCCGGAGGTACAGACTTTGGGCGGGGTCGCGGGCGGCTATTTCCCGATCGGCCAGCCCGCAAATACGCGCGATGGCGGCAATATGAATCGCCCAGGGCTCCTGAAGCCGACAGGCGGCAGCGCCAGTATCGCTGCCGCCTTCACCTCGGAAAATGTCGATCTGGTTGCCTCGGTTGCCCGCCGCGTCAACGGCAACTATTTTTCCGGCGAGCATGGCCGGGGGCAGGCCCATCTCGTCGAGTTCGGGGATAACGGCTATGGCTCGAATGTGATCGGCTATGAAGGCCTCTCGCCCTGGAAAGGCGGCGAGGAGATCCTCAACACCTCGAATGAGAATACCTCGGTCCTGCTGAAGGGCAATTTCCGCATCGGGGCGGATCAAGAGTTCGAACTCAGCTATATGGGATATGACAGCAGCTATGGCGAGATCATGCCCACCCGACTTGGCACGCATACAAGTGCCGTGGGCGGCTATCAGTCGCCGCTCGATACGCTTGATCTGAAGACCTATACTCTGCGCTATAAATGGGATCCGGAAAGCGATCTGGTCAATCTCAAGGTCGATGCTTTCAGAACCGACCTCGATCACCGCCCGACCAGCCTGACAACCGTCAATGGCATAACGACCACATCCTATATCTGGTCCCGCGTCGTGCGCGACGGCGTTACCATTTCCAATGAAAGTCTCATCACGGCAATTCCGGGCGACTTCAGGCTGACCTATGGTGGTGCATGGCAGCGCGAGAATATGGGGCTGCCGGATGGTCTGGAAAACAACCGCGCCTTCACCGATCAGATGGAGTTTCCACCAAGAACCGGGAAGCGAACCGAGATCAGCGGCTTCGTAAATGCCGACTGGCAGATCAATCCGGAATGGCAGATCGCTGCGGGCCTGCGTTACGCGGATTTCGAAACGACCGACCACAATTACAAGCTGGCCTGGGACGGCGTAAGCTACTGGCCGAATATGCGTTTCAACCTGGTCCCGGGTCAAACGACCACGCTTTCCGGTCATGGGTTGTCAAAAAACATCTCGCTCAGCTGGGCACCGACAGAAACACTTCAGCTTTATGCCCGCTATTCCGACAGCTTCCGAATGCCAAGCATTTTCGAGACGATCAACGGCTTCTCGACCGGAAGTGTTCCCGCAGATCTGCGTCCGGAAAACGCGAAAAGCCTGGAGTTGGGCGTGAACAAATCCTTTGCCGGCGTATTGGCAGAAGATGACGCCCTGCGCCTGCATCTGGCCTATTATGACAACAATATCGACAACTATGTGACGCGTTCGGACGTTCCGACCGAACTCGCCCCCAACTGGTTCATTGGCGGGCTGGGGATGCTCAATCTTGAGAATGCCCGAATGAAGGGGATCGAAGTCGCGGCCGATTATGTGCGGGGCGATTTCTCTGCAAGGCTGACCTGGAATCACGCGATCACGTCACGTTACTGCGCCCGACCCGGAACGGTGTGGAACCAGGAGCTTTGCAATGGTGGTGGTTTCGTTAACAGCTATGCGCTGCAACATGTGCCGCCAAAGGATCAGGTCACGCTGCAGCTCGGCTATACGCTTCTCAATGACAGGTTGGATATCGGCACCCGGATCAGCTATTTTTCACGCCGCCTCGTTGAAACCACGGTCGCAAATACTTCGCAGATTCAACCGGGTAAGTGGAACCCCTATACGCTGGTCGATGTCTATGCGACCTACAGGATCGACGATGCAAAGCAGATCGACTTTGCCATCGATAACCTGACTGACCGCTACTACATGGATGCGCTAAACGCGGCGCTGATGCCCGCGCCCGGTCGGACCTTCCGCATAAACTTCACTGCGAAATTCTGA
- a CDS encoding biliverdin-producing heme oxygenase: protein MIDQETSAAPARGKVSDRAAVLRAATQSTHEKLDTSIMAARPFDSISNYSKFLKVQHAFHRDVSPLYDAQVLQNLIPDLPNRARLAAVVQDATDLGITLPDYVTAPATAEDTGLPEALGWLYVVEGSNLGAAFLFRAALKLGLSATHGARHLAEAPEGRAKQWRDFRAALDAVQLTEAEQARAITGANVAFECVRSLVAEHLAGRPSDSETVTFPGVS from the coding sequence ATGATCGATCAGGAAACATCCGCAGCACCGGCGCGGGGCAAGGTATCCGACCGCGCGGCGGTTCTGCGTGCAGCGACCCAATCGACTCATGAAAAGCTCGACACGTCGATCATGGCCGCCCGCCCCTTTGACAGCATCTCGAACTACAGTAAATTCCTTAAGGTCCAGCACGCATTCCACCGCGATGTGTCGCCTCTCTATGACGCCCAGGTGCTGCAAAATCTTATCCCTGATCTGCCGAACCGTGCCCGGCTTGCGGCCGTTGTGCAGGACGCAACTGATCTTGGCATTACCCTGCCGGATTATGTCACGGCACCTGCAACAGCCGAGGATACCGGGCTCCCCGAGGCCCTTGGCTGGCTTTATGTTGTCGAGGGTTCTAATCTCGGCGCCGCCTTCCTTTTCAGGGCTGCCCTGAAGCTGGGGCTTTCGGCCACACATGGCGCCCGTCACCTGGCTGAAGCCCCGGAAGGTCGTGCCAAACAGTGGCGCGACTTCAGGGCAGCACTCGATGCAGTGCAGCTTACAGAAGCGGAACAGGCCCGCGCTATAACAGGCGCAAATGTCGCCTTTGAATGTGTTCGCTCTCTCGTAGCTGAACATCTCGCAGGAAGACCGTCCGATAGTGAAACGGTGACCTTTCCCGGGGTCAGCTAG
- a CDS encoding IclR family transcriptional regulator gives MEALAGADAALGVSDLARMLDMPKARVHRHLSGLREHGYVVQTGRNNRYTTGWRLHLLGQQLVRKFDIMEIARPVMEELRDQVGQTVVISTFNENEVVVIDVVSGRSLLEIGLRPGTRFALNTVAQGKIALAFGPQDLRDRLFGAALTASTSHTITDPDRLRAEIDLTRNRGWADAPEEIFSGINAIAAPVLRNDRTLFGALALVGSIDFIPKTPDPRIIRLLQDSAEQISAGLGYRI, from the coding sequence ATGGAGGCGCTGGCCGGGGCCGATGCGGCGCTTGGGGTCAGCGATCTGGCACGGATGCTCGACATGCCGAAAGCGCGTGTCCACCGGCATCTCTCCGGTCTGCGCGAACATGGCTATGTCGTGCAGACCGGACGCAACAACCGTTACACGACCGGCTGGCGGCTGCATCTTCTGGGGCAGCAGCTCGTGCGCAAATTCGACATCATGGAAATTGCCCGCCCCGTGATGGAAGAGCTGCGCGATCAGGTCGGGCAAACCGTCGTCATCTCGACCTTCAATGAAAACGAAGTTGTGGTCATCGACGTGGTTTCCGGGCGCAGCCTGCTGGAAATCGGCCTGCGGCCAGGCACGCGCTTCGCGCTCAACACCGTGGCGCAGGGTAAAATCGCCCTGGCGTTCGGCCCGCAGGATCTGCGCGACAGATTGTTCGGAGCGGCGCTCACCGCCAGCACAAGCCACACAATCACCGATCCCGACCGCCTCCGGGCTGAAATCGATCTGACCAGAAATCGGGGTTGGGCCGATGCGCCGGAAGAAATCTTCTCTGGTATTAATGCGATCGCCGCCCCTGTTTTGCGTAACGACCGCACGCTGTTCGGCGCTCTTGCCCTGGTAGGGTCGATCGACTTCATTCCGAAAACACCCGATCCGCGGATTATCCGCTTGCTTCAGGATAGTGCGGAACAGATATCGGCCGGGCTGGGTTACCGGATCTGA
- a CDS encoding TRAP transporter substrate-binding protein — translation MKRFCAAISVAAAVCVSAGAALSDVTIRLGHVTQTSHPFHIGAEMFRDAVAAESNGTIEISIYPARQLGDDRQLLEGVRLGTVDAAIISSSTFSLFTPVMDALQLPWLIGSYDELAEAFVSAPARDMLVSLDGLGMTGLGYYEGGFRHFLNNRVTVNTVADMKGLRVRVVPNPLHIAIFEAIGAAPTPMAYGEVYTALETGVLDGAEINVSSVYGERFYEAAREFSLTGHFFFPGVLVVNKSLYDRLSPDEQTALAEAARKTIATQVAAAKQQEMDALEELKAASVKVVEFNDVEAARALVQPLVEDYEARDPLVKAFADHVRAAAAN, via the coding sequence ATGAAACGATTCTGTGCTGCGATCAGTGTTGCTGCCGCTGTCTGTGTGTCGGCGGGCGCGGCCCTGTCTGACGTGACCATTCGCCTGGGCCATGTGACCCAGACCTCGCACCCGTTCCATATTGGCGCGGAAATGTTCCGCGACGCTGTTGCCGCTGAAAGCAATGGCACGATTGAAATCAGCATCTATCCGGCTCGTCAGCTTGGCGACGACCGTCAGCTTCTGGAAGGTGTACGGCTTGGCACCGTGGACGCTGCGATCATTTCTTCCTCGACCTTCTCGCTGTTCACGCCGGTGATGGACGCGCTGCAGCTTCCCTGGCTGATTGGGTCCTATGACGAGCTGGCCGAGGCCTTTGTCTCGGCGCCGGCCAGGGACATGCTTGTCAGCCTGGACGGGTTGGGCATGACCGGGCTGGGATATTATGAGGGTGGTTTCCGTCATTTCCTGAACAACCGGGTCACCGTCAATACGGTCGCGGATATGAAGGGGCTGCGCGTGCGCGTGGTTCCGAACCCGCTGCATATCGCGATCTTCGAGGCGATTGGTGCAGCGCCGACCCCGATGGCCTATGGCGAAGTCTATACCGCGCTGGAAACCGGTGTACTTGACGGTGCAGAGATAAATGTCTCTTCCGTCTATGGCGAGCGCTTCTACGAGGCGGCGCGGGAATTCAGCCTGACCGGGCATTTCTTCTTCCCGGGCGTGCTGGTGGTCAACAAAAGCCTTTATGACCGTCTCTCTCCCGACGAGCAGACCGCACTGGCCGAGGCAGCCCGCAAGACAATCGCAACCCAGGTCGCTGCGGCAAAACAGCAGGAAATGGATGCGCTTGAAGAGCTGAAAGCTGCAAGCGTCAAGGTTGTCGAATTCAACGATGTCGAGGCAGCCCGTGCGCTTGTCCAGCCGCTTGTCGAAGACTACGAGGCCCGCGACCCGCTGGTGAAGGCCTTTGCCGATCACGTTCGCGCCGCTGCGGCCAACTGA
- a CDS encoding TRAP transporter small permease, with the protein MSVHSLFSLYRKVIGAFAFACMVGIVLLTALQVVSRYALQSALFWPEEAARFLLILITFIVAGLSYDRGEMIGVTIFTQRFSRRIALVFSVLVHLSMLTLLGLLIWYGWQFAQMNAVQKAAALRIPMQWIYMAVPVGFAILACHVLGNLLCTLRELARPKGDLA; encoded by the coding sequence ATGTCTGTCCATTCCCTGTTCAGTCTCTATCGAAAGGTGATAGGGGCTTTCGCCTTCGCCTGTATGGTCGGGATCGTCCTTCTGACGGCCCTTCAGGTGGTGTCGCGCTATGCGCTGCAATCTGCGCTGTTCTGGCCGGAGGAAGCGGCGCGCTTCCTCCTGATCCTCATCACCTTCATCGTCGCGGGTCTGTCCTATGATCGGGGCGAGATGATCGGTGTCACGATCTTCACGCAGCGGTTCAGTCGCCGTATTGCGCTGGTGTTCTCGGTGCTGGTCCATCTTTCGATGCTGACACTGCTGGGTTTGCTGATCTGGTATGGCTGGCAATTCGCCCAGATGAATGCGGTCCAGAAAGCGGCGGCGCTGCGGATCCCGATGCAGTGGATCTATATGGCGGTGCCGGTGGGCTTTGCCATCCTTGCCTGCCATGTGCTGGGCAATCTTCTGTGCACTTTGCGGGAACTGGCCCGTCCGAAAGGAGATCTGGCATGA